The Nostoc sp. PCC 7524 nucleotide sequence CATGCCAAAGAAAGTTTTAACTTAGTTGTTGGTGTAGAAGTTGCAGGTGCAGGAGAGTTTGATTTAGAGGTATCATACACGGTAACTCGTGCTAGTTGGACTCCGTTATATGATTTGCGCTTAAATAGTACCAACAAGACAGTCAATTTGAGCTATCTAGCAGCAGTTACCCAAAATACTGGCGAAGATTGGCTAGATGTCAATCTTACTCTTTCTACGGCTAAACCAGGATTAGGCACACTCCCACCTCAATTAAACCCTTGGTATATTGACACCCTCAAGCCCCAAGTAGTGCGATCGGCACGAAGACAAGCTAGTCCATTGTTACCCCCAATCACGGCTATGTCTGCTCCTGCTACGGAAGAAACGCTACCAGAACCAGAAGCAGAAATTATAGAAGATAGTTTTATTCCCGCACAAAACATGGGGGCAGAAGTATCCACAACAGGGAGTATTGTCACCTTTAAACTCAATGGCGGTGGTAATATTCCCAGTGATGGTACACCTCATAAAACCACAATTTTTAATGATGATTACCCCTGTAATTTGCGGTACGTAGCCATACCGCGCCTAGTGAGTTTTGCTTATCTCGAAGCCTATGTCAAAAATAGTTCTGATGGTGCAACTTTATTAGCAGGTACAGCCAATATCTTCCGTGATGATATGTTTGTTGGCACAACTGAATTAGCAAATATTGCCCCAGGACAGGAATTTATACTGAATTTAGGCATTGATGAAGGGTTAAAAATTGAACGTAATTTAGTTGAGCGTCAAGTAGATAAAAAACTTATTGGCAACCAACGCCGAACTACTTACGCTTATCGCTTAATCATTACTAACTTGCTTAATCAAGAAACCTATTTGAAATTAACCGAACAATTGCCAGTTAGCCGTAACGAACAAATCAAAGTTCGCCTCCTGCGTAGCAACCCACAAATACAACTGGGTGAAATGAGCATTCTAGAATGGAATTTAACTATTCCACCCCAAGAGAAGCAAGAAATATACTACCAGTTTACTGTTGAGCATTCCCCAGAGTTAATAATCACAGGGTTAGATATTTAATAACAATTCCGCAAAAGCGATCGCTCGACCATTGTAAATTATGAAGTGCGATCGCATTGTCCAAAAGTGGGATCATCTTCATTGTTTAGAGAAATTGTACATTAAGGTATAAAGCAGACAGAACAAGCATGATATGAATTGTTTAAGATAGATACATACAAAAATGAAACCAGGGTACATTTATTTAATTCATAGCGTAGGCACAAATAGATACAAAATAGGACTAACTGTAGCACCACGAACCCCAGAGAATAGGTTAAAAGAACTGAATAGTCGTCAAAGTCCTTACCCGTTGAAACTTATTCATTATGTATTTGTTACTGACGTTTACAAAGTAGAGAAAGAAATTCATCAAGCTTGTAAGTCATTTAATGTTTATAGGGAGTGGTTTGAATTTTCAAATAAAATATCTTTGCAACAAGTTATTCAGTTGATGGAGCGTAGCAATATAGAGCCAAGACAAAACAATAATTATCAAGTTTACAGTCAACGCCAGAGGCAAATAAATCTTTCTCTGCCTATAATTCCTAGAGATATTAAATGTGCTAGTAAAGAGAGACAGGAAATCCAAAAACATTTAAGAGAGAGACGCTATGAAATCAACAGAGGGGTAAGAAAAGGCATAGGAGGGAAGAAAATCAAGAAGGGTAAAGCTATTGTTGTAGGTAAAAGTTTAAATAATAATTTTCTATTTTTAGTAGTAATAGTCATTTGTATTATTTTATTTTTATTTTTTATGACCATATTAGCTTGAAAACTTTATACATATAATATTTTGATATTTATTTTACTGTATCCTATCCAATAAAGTGCTTAAGTTACAATTAATAGCTAAATCAACATACGCGTCAATGATCGTATGCGATCGCTGAGGATTGGGTAAAAGCGATCATGCTTGATTAATACCAAGTAAAAAAACAGTAGAAAAACAATCTTTATTAATTCTTACGCCAGCTTTTTTATTATTACTTAGCATTTAAAACAGGAACACCATATTGTCCAAATCTACTATCAGAAGTAACAATAACCATCTTTTCTAATATGGCTTGTGCTATTAACAACCTGTCGAAAGGGTCTTTATGATAGTCAGGCAAATTAGCTGCTTTCAAAGCGTGATGTTCTGTTACTGATAAAAACTTAAATTGAGTTAAAGAAATAGCTTCTAATAAATTTTCTGGAACTTTTAACTGCCCTTTTTTTCGTTTTATTTCTATTTCCCAAACACTAATAGCACTAATAAAGACTGAGTTTAATTGATCTGAAATTTGCCGACGGGTTTCAGGTAAAAGACAGGGATTATCCTCAAGTGACCATATTAAAGCACAGGTATCAAGTAACAATTTCATTATTCTTCTATGCCGAATTCTGAAAGAATATCGTTTGTTGTTTCATAGAAGTCTTCCGATATTTCTACTTTTCCTTTCCAAATACCTAATGGCCTAGGAATTTCTTGAATAGCTTCTTTTTTTTCAGCTTTATTATCTGTTGCATCTTTAATTGAAGATAAATTGAGAACACCAGAAGGTTCGCTAATATCCTCATTAATTTGTTGGTATTCTTCTTCTAATTTAACCTCAGAAGTTGATTCTTCTAAGTTGCTATCTTTTAGAACAACCTGTGCAGGAACTATTTTGAATGGATCGGGTATGCGGATTGTTGTCCCTCTTTCTTTAAGAATAGAATCAATTTCTTCTTTCACTGTTCGTAATTCGGTAGAGGGTAAAGAACGCAATAGGTTCAATATTGAAGATATATCGTAGCTAAGAGACATAAGATTTTTAGATATCAAATTAACTACAGTTAATCACTAGGAAACAAAATTTCCATCTCATCAACATTTTAATCTATATCAGTTCACTGATATAAAAAAAATAAAAATACAGTTACGTACTTTTATCACCAAATCTGTCTGTTTACTTAAGGTAATTAGTGACTATATCTGTTCAACTTTGCTGGCTACGACGATGATTAGCAGCTTGCATTAACAACGATTCCGCAAAAGCGATCGCTTCACTCGCAGATTTACCACCAGCTAACTGTGCTAATTCATCCCGACGGGTAGTCAAATCATCTAAGTTTGTCACACGCACAACGGTACGCTGTTCCGCACTACCATTGTTAGCTTTCTTACCCTTTCCTTGGGTAATAATTTGCTTATCCACGCGGAAGTGCCTATCTGCCATCGCTGCGACTAAAGGCTGGTGAGTCACACATAACACTTGATGATATTGACTCAACTGGTGTAATTTTTCCGCGATCGCCTGGGCGACTCTCCCTGAAACCCCTACGTCAATTTCATCAAATACCAGCGTTCCTGCCGCATCAGCTTGGGTAAAACAGGCTTTAAGTGCCAACAAAAACCGACTCATTTCACCACCCGAAGCAATTTCTGTCAATGGTTGCAATGGTTCGCCAGGGTTGGGACTAAACATAAAGGTGATTTTGTCTGCACCCGCAGCCGTCGGCGCAGTCGGGACAATTTCCACTTGAAACTGTACCTTTTCCATTGCTAAAGGCTTAAGTTCAGCGATTAATTTAGATTCTAAAGTGGCGGCGGTTTTTTGACGCAACTGGGTTAACTTCCCACAAGCCTGGGTAAGTTTTGCTAAACAGACTTGCTCTTGCTGTTCTAAACTTTCTATAGTTTGTTCGCTATCATTTAGTTCTGCTAATTCTGCTTGGATGCGTTCGTAGTAGGCGATCGCTTCTGTTAAGGTGGGGCCATACTTACGGACAATTTGTTTTAATTCCCGGATACGTTCTTCTACTTCCTCTAATCTTTGGGGATCAGCTTCTAATCCTTCCCCGTAAGCGTTAATTTGTCGTGCGACTTCTGTTAATGCTGTTTGAGCATCTCTAATTAAATCTAAGAGTGGTTGCAGTTGGACATCATACTCCACCATGTCATTTAATACAGCTTCACTGTCACCCAACAAATCGGCGGCGGCTGGGGTTTCATCGTCGTTTTGATACAAAGCTTGGTAAACTTTGTAACTCATCTGTTGCAAATCAACGACATGATTTAACCGTTCCCGTTCTTGCTGGAGTTGTTCTAATTCCTGGGGATCATTGAGGTTGGCGGTTGATAATTCTTGTACTTGATAGGTGAGTAAATCCAGTTGTTGCAACCGTTCCCGTTCTGATGTGCGCCGCTTTTCTAGGTTGGCGTGGGCTTGTTGGTAAGCACTAAAGACTGTGGTGATGAGTTGACGCTGCTTAATGAGGGAGTCACCACCATACATATCTAACCAATCACGGACTTGGGCAGCTTGTCCTACCTGCACCGTTTGGCCTTGGGCGGTGATTTCCACCAAGCGATCGCGCAATCCTGACATAATCTGCCGATTCACCACCACCCCATTCACCCGTGATCTACTACGGATATTACTGGATGTCGCTGTAATTTCTCGACTTATGACTACGGAACTATCATCGATTAAATCAATTTCCTGTTCAGTTAACCAAGCTGCTAAAGGTGGTGTAGAAGCGAAAGTTCCTTCTACCATAGCCCTACTTGTCCCCGTGCGAATGACGCGACTTGAGACTTTACCACCCAAAACAGCATCAATAGCATCTAAAATAATCGATTTCCCCGCGCCGGTCTCACCTGTCAAAACATTCAGTCCCGCGCCAAAGTCCAGTTCCAGTTGATCAATCAGGGCAAAGTTTTCTATGCGTAGGCAGAGCAACATCAAGCCAAATTCTCCTTGCAGGGCAGATGCGAGGCATTTTTAGGTTACAAGACATTAAGCATCATCTTTCGGCTACTAACAATACCTACTACCATTGAGTTAGCAAACACATTTAAGTGTAGCAAAAAGCAAATGGTCATTAGTTAGTAGGCAATAGGCAATAGTTATTCTCCCCCATCTCCCCCATCTCCCCTATCTTTCCCAGTCCCCAATACCCAATCCCCACTCCTATTGTTACAATACTTAACATATT carries:
- a CDS encoding mucoidy inhibitor MuiA family protein, giving the protein MVNPEVPSWRTTVQSQIVSVTVYSDKALVTRQGKVSLTGSERELLISSLPATIEPESVRVSGKGTVEVHLLAVSCDRIYTTEPVAERVAQLTRQIQQLETEKRHLQAQVDALTLQSQFIAGLREKTEEPFAQSLSRKNLSPSETLDFLNFLGSQYSEYAIASGECKSQQQELDKQIQALRNSLQMIQAPHAKESFNLVVGVEVAGAGEFDLEVSYTVTRASWTPLYDLRLNSTNKTVNLSYLAAVTQNTGEDWLDVNLTLSTAKPGLGTLPPQLNPWYIDTLKPQVVRSARRQASPLLPPITAMSAPATEETLPEPEAEIIEDSFIPAQNMGAEVSTTGSIVTFKLNGGGNIPSDGTPHKTTIFNDDYPCNLRYVAIPRLVSFAYLEAYVKNSSDGATLLAGTANIFRDDMFVGTTELANIAPGQEFILNLGIDEGLKIERNLVERQVDKKLIGNQRRTTYAYRLIITNLLNQETYLKLTEQLPVSRNEQIKVRLLRSNPQIQLGEMSILEWNLTIPPQEKQEIYYQFTVEHSPELIITGLDI
- a CDS encoding GIY-YIG nuclease family protein, with product MKPGYIYLIHSVGTNRYKIGLTVAPRTPENRLKELNSRQSPYPLKLIHYVFVTDVYKVEKEIHQACKSFNVYREWFEFSNKISLQQVIQLMERSNIEPRQNNNYQVYSQRQRQINLSLPIIPRDIKCASKERQEIQKHLRERRYEINRGVRKGIGGKKIKKGKAIVVGKSLNNNFLFLVVIVICIILFLFFMTILA
- a CDS encoding type II toxin-antitoxin system VapC family toxin, translating into MKLLLDTCALIWSLEDNPCLLPETRRQISDQLNSVFISAISVWEIEIKRKKGQLKVPENLLEAISLTQFKFLSVTEHHALKAANLPDYHKDPFDRLLIAQAILEKMVIVTSDSRFGQYGVPVLNAK
- the recN gene encoding DNA repair protein RecN gives rise to the protein MLLCLRIENFALIDQLELDFGAGLNVLTGETGAGKSIILDAIDAVLGGKVSSRVIRTGTSRAMVEGTFASTPPLAAWLTEQEIDLIDDSSVVISREITATSSNIRSRSRVNGVVVNRQIMSGLRDRLVEITAQGQTVQVGQAAQVRDWLDMYGGDSLIKQRQLITTVFSAYQQAHANLEKRRTSERERLQQLDLLTYQVQELSTANLNDPQELEQLQQERERLNHVVDLQQMSYKVYQALYQNDDETPAAADLLGDSEAVLNDMVEYDVQLQPLLDLIRDAQTALTEVARQINAYGEGLEADPQRLEEVEERIRELKQIVRKYGPTLTEAIAYYERIQAELAELNDSEQTIESLEQQEQVCLAKLTQACGKLTQLRQKTAATLESKLIAELKPLAMEKVQFQVEIVPTAPTAAGADKITFMFSPNPGEPLQPLTEIASGGEMSRFLLALKACFTQADAAGTLVFDEIDVGVSGRVAQAIAEKLHQLSQYHQVLCVTHQPLVAAMADRHFRVDKQIITQGKGKKANNGSAEQRTVVRVTNLDDLTTRRDELAQLAGGKSASEAIAFAESLLMQAANHRRSQQS